Part of the Xenopus laevis strain J_2021 chromosome 2S, Xenopus_laevis_v10.1, whole genome shotgun sequence genome is shown below.
TGCCCTTTAGGACGCCTGGAATGATGTCTCCCCACCCTCACCAGTAACTCCTAGTGTTAGTGATCAAGGTGGAGCAGGCTCTGAAACAGGACGGGAGCAGTCTGAAACTGCTCTGGCGCTACGCACAGCCTTTATCTTAACCAAAAAGGAAGAGCTTGAGATGGTGAGTTAATTTATATGATTGCTATATCTTACATCCAGGGttatggatttggccaaatactgaaccgaatccaaacccttccACAGCATTGGAAATGTAGAGGTGTGAGCTGAAAAACCTGATGCTGAATATTTTCTTGATTTGGCCAAACCCAAATCTTGCTACAAATAgctcagattcagccaaatcccaaaccaaatctgggatttggtgcatccctagtagcaacCAAGTATTCCAGCAAACTTAATCagaaattaattaaatgtttaaggagcggtttgcctttaagttaacttttatgttaAAGATTACAAATTTttagcaacttgtcaattggccttcaatttttagttacccctttttttttttttttaagttatccACCTTCTTCTGACTAAAAATGTTGCTCTGTGCGGCTACAATTCTGTTTTTGTTCCATTTGTTTTGTTGTCTTTCCTctgctattcatcttccagtctttcattcacaCCATTGcctttctggcctacatggtggagggccgataatggaagccagtgttgaccactccctgtttttaaaccacacacactttaaaaccacacccatgttaccccaagaccatgtacacattaatggtggtagcacaccaaaaggccaaatgattggtgctcactgttgggatatcatttatcactcatatgtgaaaaaagttaagtcatattaaaggaattgttcagtgcaaaaaaaaaaactgggtaaacaggctgtacagaataaaaatgttttcaataaatgatgtaatgaataaaggctggagtgtctggatgtgtaacagaatagccagaacactacttgctttgcagctcacttggtttccactgctTACCaggaagcaaccaatcagtgacttgatggggggggacattggtcataactgttgaatctgagctgcatgctgaggatcaatttcaaactccctgtacagttatgtcccatgtcaCTGACTAAcgcagcgttagagagctgaaaagcaggaagtagtgttctgtcctATTTTGTTAGATATCCGCTCATTCCaggctttatagattacatttgtgGTTAACttaatatatcagaaacatttttttattttgcacaacctatctatttacccagtttttattttacattgaactgttcctttaagacctacaCTTAAAACCAtgtgcctcctcccctgtgtataacacagcatcccccagcacatgattaaacaccttaggggccactaacaaaaattttcaaatgctaacaaataccaggcttatgttccacaggtagagtatggcacacacaggaagagtagtgcaggcaaagattatggcacacatgagcacagggaaggcaggccagagcaggagacagttttcactgatcaggaccactctaaaatgtactacttacagtgacacagtgctggtgcccattagcattttaataaagtgtgaacaatgtgtgcagttgttacaagtgtgaacaatgcaggggggattacatgtgtgaacagtacagggattacagtctgaatttgattaaataacaggggccagttaatttctgttaccttttaaagtttacacatggtaaacagagttatgtggggggccacataaggggggtcaGGGGCTGCAGCTGCCAGTTTTGACAGCCCTATCATACATCATACAAAAGGGAATATTACAGAAAATGAGAGCCAAAAGTCTCATCAGTGACTAGAACCCTGCCCTAAAATATATTGGTGACTTGATCCACACCTTTCCTTACCTCATTATAGTAGGTGTGCtcatagagagaaaaaaaatcattgtgccTATTactcaaaaaatcattgtatttGGTTGTATGAGGTTGAGCACCTGCAATAATGTGGCCGTAAATGAGCCCCTATATGTACTTAACCATATAGATCCAAATGGAAAATCTCAACATAGCAAGAGCTGAAGAGCACTTTgagcatataaaggcataagACTACAGGCTGCTTTATATGCTTTGAGTGCATATTGTATAACTGCTAAATGTGTGTTGTACCTGAAACTCTTACCTTCTTTTTATTCAGGCATATGCTCAAGACTGCAGAACGTTTGCTTTTGTGGCAGACacactgctgaaaaaaaatccatCCATTGAGGCTGCTGTAGCCAGTGCTCTTCGTTCTAGTCTGTATGACCTAGCTGGTCGTTGTGTGCATGAATTGACCAGCTATATAGACAGCTATGATAGAGAAAGCAATGTCATTTTcaatactgaaaaaaaagaacAGGACCCTGAAGGCTGATGGATGCCTGTTTGCAATTTTCTATCTGGAAAGaacttaaagatttttttacatcATTTGGGATGCAGACTCTGATATTtcttgtatatatttgttttttttttgtttaaaaaagaaaatctgaccTCCAAGTCATTCCACACAACCAAGTGcctttttaatcatatttttcttttctcttcatcCACTGCATCAGGTGCCAAAAAGCTGTCTTGGATCagccagcaaaataaaaaaaaaagtggctttCATAATATTTCTGTGTAAATGACTTTGTTTTGAAAGAAAACCAGTGACTGTAAATCGTTTCCACTTACTTTATATACTGCAGTGTCCACCTGGGAGAAGTTATAGACCAGGTGTTGccaaaaaggtagatcgggatctaccagtagacctttagttggtgatgagtagatctcaagacactatcaACAAACAGcgtgtctaaatcaccctcctattttattcagatatttattatgttaaggttacataagaagtAGTtaattacaatatacattttcccataaatccgTTTAAGTAATTTTCCTtggaacagaatgccaacaatggttttatggatgtagatcataatgggacaacatcactaaaagtaggcctcacgttagtaaagtatgggcactcctgttctagACATTCACAGGGGTGTAACTTTTGGCTGTTTCTCCACCAGTGTAAAAGCAACCCTCTGCTGATATCTTCAGTcttctgtgtctgcacctggAACCCCTTATGTTGGCCTCGGCCCAGGTGCAGAACTGTTTTTTTGCGGTGAACTGCCTACTCAAGTGTTTCAGTGCTGAAATCCGCTCTGCATGTTTGCATCCAATTTTATTCAGTCACACTTGGCTTTAGAAGgagaaaataaaactataaaaaaaacttctaggTTTTTATTTCtactgtaaaaaaatacaaaatccacAAGTACCTGATCAACTGAGACTTTTGTGGAACAATACATTTGATTTTCACTATCCTTGTTAGAGTGGAGTGGATCTTATCCAGATTCATTGAACATTGTTTTTACTTTCTTATAGAGTAtgggttgttttgtttttttattcacccAACATTGAGTCCCCAGATGTTACTTTgctgcaattcccagcattccaaaATTATTGctatttgaaattttaaaaaatatacaaatacagacTAGTATTACGGGTGTCAAAGTAGTAGAGTAATGCCTTACTATACCAACCGCTTGTTGTAGCGTTGGGTGCAAGTTGCTGGTCCCACTGCCAAGTGGCCACATATAAACTCTCTCCAGCACTCCTAGTCTTGTGAAATTgtgtttattgtgccaacaaaaaCCCAAAATGTTGGCTGTTTTTCTGGCACCATAAACGTCACAAGATTGCAGCGAGTTTGTATTCAGAGTACACAgatggtgtgtgtgtattatatataatatacatacagttgtgttcagaataatagtctGACCTCACTAACCTGATCACTGATTtgggtagaaattatatttctacatggcaaataatttactagtaggtgtagtagagtaatagaaaaccaacagtcatgacatgcatgatGCTGGTTgtgtaattaaatcattaattgaggcttgtgcAAAATAGCAGTATGAAGTTCAATTATTGATTTATAGAACTTTAAGCTTTGGGTTTGAGCAACACAACACTGATTCTCTGCAGGCCGATAATCCACTGCCCCTCTTGTGCTGCAGGAGTGGAGGATTTCAGCACAAATTGCAAAATATCGTGCTTCGCCACGGCTTTGGTTATGCTGAAGAACTTTGTCTCAGGGTCTTGTTCTAGAATAAGGTTCAGGTTAGGTTAAAATGCACAACAGGAAGTTATGTTACTATAGTATAACTATAGCTCATCATACAGCCAATGAATTTTACTGTGAATCATTGgcggtcatttataaacactgggcaaatttgtacctgggcagtaacccatggcaaatgTGCCAGTCATGTTTTCTGTCTGTGGATGGGTTTTAGTGCAACAAGTCTAAAACATGTTTCTGTTATATGATATCTGTAACATCAACATCAGTGTATTTTGAATTGATATGTAGACGAGAGAATAAATTGAATAAGGTGTAATATAACCATTTTGTactttaataaacacaaattaACAGTTCACAGAAATTTGACTTGGGGAATACATATTTCACGCTGCAGTGACCACATTTTTGGGTTAATAGCACAAAACTCCTACAGCATTCAGGATGTaagcaaaattaatttgttgATTCTCCAGTACTATTTATTTAGTGTTCAGAACATAATTTCTAACTGAAAATGTGCTCCTCCTCTATaatgtttgcattttaaatatgGTAGCCTACAATTTTGCTACTCCTCCAAACTATTTTACAAGTTTTCAGATGTTTTTATTCTAGTTTAAATTTAGGAATACCATAAACACACCTTTGCGTCTGacaattttgtttattaaatttaAGATTAAGTAGggttgacttaaaaaaaaaaaaaaaaaaaagttatcacaAATGTGACTTTACCTGGATTTCCAAAAAAGGGTTTCTCTACAAGGGGCATTAGTTGTAATCctaaaaaggtaattttttttttctgaagaaagACTATTAACCTCTCTTAACTTTCAATGACATTAGGATACCTTACAGTTCTTTGATATCTGCCTCCTTTTCAAGGAGCTGTTTTTCGAACATACTGGAGAGGGACTCTGCCTGGAAAGAGAATAATTTGGAATAGGAGTTCCTAGAAAAAATCCCTCTGGCTCAGAGTCTGATGAAGTTGATGTAGAAGAGTAAGAGATGGTATCATCTTCAGTTGCGTCATGTGGTTCATGGAGTTGGGGGAGAGGTTCATTATTAGTCATGTCCCTACACAGTGCTGAACATCCCCCATGACAGTCGGTAATAGAGCACGAGTCCTTCATTGAGATATTTATAGCAACAGTTGTTGTGTAACCCTGGTGCCCATGCTGATAATGAGAACTGCCCCACTGAAGGTTGTATTGCTGACTTGACGTTTTTGTTCGGCTCTTCGTAAAACACGTGTGATTGTTTAAAATCTGGATTTCTCCTGTAGCACAGGATGAGCAATATATTTGGTTATCAACCACCGTAAACCGTGATCCCTTAAGAGATGTTCTACAGCGGGTGCAGCAAAAACAGGAGGGTAAAGCATGCCAGTACTGTCCCCTAAAGGCTACAATATCTCCATCAGGATCTAGAGTGAAGAGATTGTACATATGTTGTTAGTAGTGGTATACACACATGATACAAAAATATGGCTCTCTGACTCCATGCTCACACACAAAAAGCTTGTGCCTTTGAGTAGTGTCTTTTGGCATAAGCAGTAACggatatatatgtttaaatgttaaaataatgtaTAGATAAGGAAGCAGAAAAAATGACATGAGAAAACTATGAATACATTAAAGGGcacgtcaaccccaaaataaaaatctgtttaataaaagaaatcctaattctaagcaactttctaatacactgtacattaatgtattttatttgttttaaaggggaactatcacaaaaatgacaattttacataagcatcatactgaaagaaactttccaaatacaagcaattaaatattctgcattgtttctgaaataatcgagtttatcttcactatccctctatcagcatctgtttctcttcatacagcagttgggtgtcagatagtcattgacagttagatctaatatatcttataggggggcatcctttcctagcagatgtattagagctcactcaaataaccgattgtagtacaaacaaaatctacaaaataactgccatttgcacaaattctgcatgtagagagatatgatgtctggggattttaatagtgagctctaatacatcaactaggcaaaaggagcccccctataagatatattggatctaactgtcaatgattttcgacacccaactcctgcatgaagagagactaaAGAGAAACatgctaagagagggatagtgaagatataAACCATAGACaatgtttaatgaatatatattgcaaagttgcttaggcaaaaaaaatgttttgggttgacattctCTTTAACTGTATATACAAACACCTATACTCACCAACTGGCTCCCGACAAGCCTCACAGCTTTCAGCATACAGATGAAGGAAGCAGCCCTTGCAGAATGGTCGCCCACCTTTCATTACATATCGACGTCCCCCAAGCACCTCATCACATTCCCAGCAACAGAAATGCTCCATGTGCCAGCAATGGCCTTCTGCTACAATGCATTTCTCTGACAATATTAGCTAAAGTGTcaggaaaggaagaataaaaaatgaaaaatatcagCAACGACAGCTAGGTAATAATAAGTAAAGGCATGggtgtaaacatttttttgtgcaaaactgtgtacaatattcagtgcatgtatggctGAAGACAAGCTGACCAATACTGGCTCTTCGACCAGGCAAATTTCTGCCAAGTGATTACTGGTAGAATTATGTTGTTTCTAACTGTatttctgatgattcagctctaagggcatatttactaaaactctacgATAAaggtaaaaatccaaaaaaaactttgagaacTTCACTTGTTCATTGCTTTAATCCTTGCCTGCTAATAATGTACTTTGTTGGTAAGCCAAGTGCCATTTTGCTGGCATTGAAAGGCACATGACTTTAAGGGTGACTATTTGGTTCAGCTAAGCACTAAgcatccctattttatatacaatatataattcattataCAAGTCATTGTATTTGGTAACTAAGTCAGCTTCACATTACAaggcagcatagaaaccaatgGATTCTGTATCAGGATTAATGCATAATCAGTCACCATGTCTGCTAACACTTTGATAAACCCCAAGAtcagcttctcagcagcagcccagagcctgTACAGTGTCACTGGCATACAAAAGATGTCCTGAGAAGATCAATTATGGGATTCTGTTATAGACAGCCTTTAAGGCACAGAACAGTTAGATAAGTATACAAAACATAACATTTGAAGGGAATGtcaaccaaaaaatattttttttgcccgaTTAAacattctaagcagctttgcaatcTAGATTTATTACGAATgtcatgtggttttttttaagtatttgtaaatgtatagcTATTATATGCAGTGTTTGtcactttctattctctgccctgatggctcagaatgttaatacaatgtaagtcaATGCAGCTAATTACAGACTTGTCTATGCTgtggaactaagacttttgcaacagtgtttaaaaaaacaaccagGAGTTatgcaaacactgctttcaatagcaatgacatttacaaatatctttaaaagcactgaaatgtttaaataaatgttcaatggaaagttgcttagaattatgttttgttttattaggcaaatttttattttggggttgacttgcccttaaaAAGCATTCTTTTTAAGGCTCAAGTTCTTTTTAAACTCAGATTACACATGCACACACAATTTTTGGTACTATATGTAATGATATGCACTATATATTAGATGATATCCAAGCTGATGACAAAAGATGaagtgtcacaaaaaaaaaaaaaaaatagacttttatTCCTGTACCTGGTCACAGGCTGCACAGCGAGATCTGCTGAGTTCTGCATGATGCCGGCCACAGTAGATTCTCCCATcctgtagaaaataaataaactgcaaCAGGGGCAGGCGGCAGGTTTCACAGACAAAACATCCCAGATGCCAATGAAGGCCCTTCTCTTGCACCTTTTCTGACTGCACAGCAGTATCCCCTACTGCGATCTGACAGTGGCACTGCAATGAAAGGAATTGAAGAGATATAATAACAATGACAAAGCAAAATACAATGTAACATTCTTCATTAGGGACAAATTTAtagatcaaaatgtgagattagagctctcctctaaaaaattcacatacattcttttcattcctatggtatttttagaagcatatttatcaatgggccaaagttagagttcaccattttataatcccataggaatgtatagaaagtgggtgaattattctgaggtgagctctaatctgcatttacagggaaaaaaaacctggactGGTGCATGAAGAAAAGCAGCACTGTCCCAGAGTAGGAAGTTAGCATCTAGTAATTCTGGGGGTACCCCCAGTGATTCTGCATGCTATGCTTCTTAAATGCCTGGAATTATGAAACCAAACTACACAGAAGCTTTtccccatagcaatcaatcaacaATTAATTTTCATCATCCTATTTTCAGgtttgattggttgatatgggccactgtactggtatatatatatatatatatatatatatatacacacacacatcttaaaaaaacaaaaaaaaaagtttacttacTCTGACACAGAGGGTATCTGGTGTCTCTTGAGTTACAGGTACAATAACCCCGTGCCGCATAGAATGCAGTCTCCTCTGAGCAATGAGTTTCTGCAGCTCGCTCCGTTCATGCTCACCCAGAGCTGTGCAGAATCTCTCCTGGAAACAAAGTTAGGAAtgagaacacaaaaaaaaaaaaattacattttttaatgagaTTCACTTTTCCTCTATATTTCAGATAGAACTTATCTGAATTAGTGTTACTGTATAAGCTGATGCAGCATATTGGTCTAGGCAGGCCCACTGCTGCATATAGGAAATAATTAGTGATACCACATGTCTAGTATTTTACTGCATCTAATGACGGATACCTTCGGCCCTGGATGCAGTCACTTTCCAAAGGGTATGCATAGATAACTACTGTAATCCAATTATTGGTCTGGTGACCAAAAGAGGAGATCAGACAGATTTGGCTTGCAATTACTTCTGTATAGGATTAGCCAATGTCCTGCATCTACTTTATACTCACATCCCAATCTTGTGGGGGCAGCAAATGTAGAAGTGTCCTAATGATCTTCAGTTCCCGGACCCCACTTGCAGCCAATGTTAGATTTGCAGGCACctgtgaaataatgaaaaaaaaaaaaaaaattatatatatatatatatatatatatatatatatatatatatatatatatatatatatatatatatatatatatatatatatatatatatatatatatatatattttataatatacaataattaatGATGCATCCCTTCTAGTACTTCTCACATTCATGGTAGGACGCTTGGAATCCAAGCTACAGTATagcataaatttttttattttttgctgttgtcATATTAGGAAATTCAAGAGGTACAGAACAACAGTATCTTTGCAGTTTCTACACAGCCCTGGGGATAAAGATTCCGCCACATCTTGCAGGGTGCAGATGAAGACCTCATATTAatatgggtttaataaatttagaaaatgtattttatgatgGCTTTCAGCTTAATGTTAGATACACATTTTTCCAGTTGAAATATTTTGTATGTTGCTATAATTTGGCCTATACAGACTAGAAACTAAACTTTGTGGAACATCTCTAAATGTGAAGCCATGTTTCTACTGCTTAGATTATGCAAATTTAACCCCCAACTGACCAAATAAGCAGACCCACACACCAGTATACCTTATATCTCACCTCAAGTTCAGAGAAATCCTCAATTGCACAGCCCGAGTCACTGTCAGAAGAGGATGCTGTTCTGGCAGTGGATTGTGAAGTTATTGCTGGTGATACACTTTCTGGTGCCATGTAATCTGTTGGATAATGGCATCAAAAGCAATAACAACTGGAAACAGAACAAATAAGAAGAAATAAATCATCTGGACAACAGtatgtttaaagtttaaaaaaaacaataacatatttatggaaatatctgCTCATTTCAATTCTTGTGCAAGTCTTTTTCAACACCACTAGTCACTAGCATAATAACAGGGAGtgaactaccaggggtgtaaATAGTGCgattgcaccagggcctgcacccccacTGGGCCGTCGGGAATCCGCACCAGTGCAAAACTGTTAGAAAAAATGCATC
Proteins encoded:
- the prickle4.S gene encoding prickle-like protein 1: MAPESVSPAITSQSTARTASSSDSDSGCAIEDFSELEVPANLTLAASGVRELKIIRTLLHLLPPQDWDERFCTALGEHERSELQKLIAQRRLHSMRHGVIVPVTQETPDTLCVRCHCQIAVGDTAVQSEKVQEKGLHWHLGCFVCETCRLPLLQFIYFLQDGRIYCGRHHAELSRSRCAACDQLILSEKCIVAEGHCWHMEHFCCWECDEVLGGRRYVMKGGRPFCKGCFLHLYAESCEACREPVDPDGDIVAFRGQYWHALPSCFCCTRCRTSLKGSRFTVVDNQIYCSSCATGEIQILNNHTCFTKSRTKTSSQQYNLQWGSSHYQHGHQGYTTTVAINISMKDSCSITDCHGGCSALCRDMTNNEPLPQLHEPHDATEDDTISYSSTSTSSDSEPEGFFLGTPIPNYSLSRQSPSPVCSKNSSLKRRQISKNCKVS